In bacterium, one genomic interval encodes:
- the flgA gene encoding flagellar basal body P-ring formation chaperone FlgA, giving the protein MRRLVRAVLVSLAALAAAGAARAADWPSLVVSLRPSASAPAGAPLRLADVAELSGPDAERAGAVEVGRAPAPGRGATLGADAVRRRLAQSGWAVEATTFEGAPAVALTGDAQPIDAAAARNAVLALLPPDSSRGAARLVDFAVPDRALVPAGQCAYEARKPGGGLRPGESSIPVVVRCGGAEMVVAARAKFVVDAVVVVATRDVEKGAAVRDGDLKLETRELAARDRWLRDLPAPEGLVARAALRAGQPVPTGAVARASAVEPGQSVRADVQSGGVLLSLSTVARGRGEVGAIIPVTGFDGHRVVRARVVAPGRVALLGSDPLESVVAPRGAEDRP; this is encoded by the coding sequence GTGCGCCGCCTCGTCCGCGCCGTCCTGGTCTCCCTCGCCGCGCTCGCCGCGGCGGGGGCGGCGCGCGCCGCGGACTGGCCGAGCCTCGTCGTCTCCCTGCGTCCCTCGGCCTCCGCGCCGGCGGGCGCGCCGCTGCGGCTCGCCGACGTCGCCGAACTCTCCGGCCCCGACGCGGAGCGCGCCGGCGCGGTCGAGGTCGGGCGCGCCCCCGCGCCGGGACGCGGCGCGACGCTCGGCGCCGACGCCGTCCGCCGCCGCCTCGCGCAGTCCGGCTGGGCCGTCGAGGCGACGACGTTCGAGGGAGCGCCGGCGGTCGCGCTGACCGGCGATGCGCAGCCGATCGACGCCGCCGCGGCGCGCAACGCCGTGCTCGCGTTGCTGCCGCCCGATTCGTCGCGCGGCGCGGCGCGCCTCGTCGACTTCGCCGTTCCCGACCGCGCGCTCGTCCCCGCGGGCCAGTGCGCGTACGAAGCGCGGAAGCCGGGCGGCGGCCTGCGTCCCGGCGAATCGTCGATCCCCGTCGTCGTCCGCTGCGGCGGCGCGGAGATGGTCGTCGCCGCGCGGGCCAAGTTCGTCGTGGACGCCGTCGTCGTCGTCGCGACGCGCGACGTGGAGAAGGGCGCCGCGGTGCGCGACGGCGACCTCAAGCTCGAGACGCGGGAACTCGCGGCGCGCGACCGCTGGCTGCGCGACCTTCCCGCCCCCGAAGGACTCGTCGCCAGGGCGGCCCTGCGCGCCGGGCAGCCGGTGCCGACCGGCGCCGTCGCCCGCGCGTCCGCCGTCGAGCCCGGCCAGTCGGTGCGCGCCGACGTCCAGAGCGGCGGCGTGCTGCTGTCGCTGAGCACCGTGGCCCGCGGCCGCGGCGAGGTCGGCGCGATCATCCCCGTCACCGGCTTCGACGGCCACCGCGTCGTCCGCGCGCGCGTCGTCGCGCCGGGGCGCGTGGCCCTCCTCGGATCGGACCCGCTGGAAAGCGTCGTCGCGCCGCGCGGCGCGGAGGACCGTCCATGA